From the Carya illinoinensis cultivar Pawnee chromosome 4, C.illinoinensisPawnee_v1, whole genome shotgun sequence genome, one window contains:
- the LOC122307568 gene encoding vesicle transport v-SNARE 13-like, which translates to MSDVFEGYERQYCELSANLSRKCTAAGAVDGEQKKQKVSEIKSGIDEAESLIRKMDLEARSLQPNVKAVLLAKLREYKSDLNNLKSEVKRIVSGNLNATARDELLESGMADALTASADQRTRLMMSTERLGKSGDRIKDSRRTMLETEELGVSILQDLHSQRQSLLHAHNTLHGVDDNIGKSKRIMTAMSRRMSRNKLIIGSIVAVLVIAIILILYFKLAK; encoded by the exons ATGAGCGACGTGTTTGAAGGATACGAACGCCAATACTGCGAGCTCTCCGCGAACCTTTCGAGAAAGTGTACGGCAGCTGGTGCCGTCGATGGAG AGCAAAAGAAACAGAAAGTTTCTGAGATAAAGTCTGGAATTGATGAAGCGGAATCTTTG ATCCGAAAAATGGATCTTGAGGCAAGAAGTTTGCAACCTAATGTTAAGGCTGTCCTACTTGCCAAGTTGAGGGAATATAAATCAGATCTGAACAATCTGAAAAGTGAAGTCAAAAGAATTGTATCTGGTAACTTAAATGCGACTGCCCGAGATGAGCTGTTGGAATCAGGCATGGCAGATGCACTCACG GCATCTGCTGATCAGAGAACAAGATTAATGATGTCAACGGAGAGATTAGGCAAATCGGGTGACAGGATTAAGGATAGCAGAAGAACCATGCTGGAAACAGAGGAGCTTGGTGTCTCAATTCTTCAGGATTTGCATTCTCAGAGACAGTCTCTCTTGCATGCTCATAACACG CTGCATGGAGTGGATGACAACATAGGAAAGAGCAAGAGGATTATGACTGCCATGTCTAGGAGGATGAGCAGGAATAAGTTGATCATTGGCTCCATTGTTGCAGTTCTTGTCATCGCAATCATCTTGATCTTGTATTTTAAACTTGCTAAATGA
- the LOC122306616 gene encoding uncharacterized protein At5g39570-like yields the protein MAHYSRGREDEVDDFDEYDPTPYGGGYDIVLTYGRPLPPSNETCYLSSSSPSDDFDYGRPQYSSYAEPSAYRDEALETEYSSYARPKPRPALSPPGGGQFGGGGYGFPSSGVNKPGHGAPDYGSERPGSQYGSGYDRKSEYGQTESEYGRKSEYAQAESEYGSGYGRKSEYGKPNSQEYGSGYGRKTDYETHESEYGSGYGRKPEYEAPSSEYGSGYGRKQVHEEEQGGGGFGYGGRSERPRDDPPRRPSYGRSGEESFERRDEDDDDDDDSGERRKHGYGEESYGRKKYGDDGSDDDDDEKKKKHHRYNHQHHHHRKSNDDE from the exons ATGGCGCATTACTCTCGTGGCCGCGAAGACGAGGTCGACGACTTCGACGAATACGATCCGACTCCGTACGGAGGTGGCTATGACATCGTGCTTACATACGGTCGTCCTCTCCCGCCATCCAATGAGACCTGCTATCTCTCCTCGTCCTCGCCGTCCGATGACTTCGACTACGGTCGGCCCCAGTACTCCTCGTACGCAGAGCCGTCAGCCTATCGCGATGAGGCCCTCGAGACTGAGTACAGCAGCTACGCCCGCCCCAAGCCCAGGCCCGCACTCTCTCCACCTGGAGGGGGACAGTTTGGAGGAGGTGGTTATGGGTTCCCTTCCTCTGGGGTGAACAAGCCCGGACATGGTGCACCCGATTACGGGTCGGAGAGACCAGGATCGCAATACGGATCGGGGTATGACCGAAAGAGCGAGTACGGGCAAACCGAATCGGAGTACGGGCGGAAGAGCGAGTATGCACAGGCCGAATCGGAATACGGTTCCGGTTACGGTCGGAAGAGTGAGTATGGGAAGCCAAATTCACAGGAATACGGATCCGGGTATGGCCGGAAGACCGATTATGAGACTCACGAGTCCGAGTACGGATCAGGTTATGGGAGGAAGCCCGAGTATGAGGCGCCCTCATCTGAGTACGGATCAGGGTATGGGCGGAAACAGGTTCATGAGGAGGAACAGGGTGGTGGTGGGTTTGGGTATGGAGGGAGGAGCGAGAGGCCGAGGGATGATCCGCCTCGGAGGCCAAGTTATGGGCGGTCCGGGGAGGAGAGCTTTGAGAGGcgtgatgaagatgatgatgatgatgatgatagtgGCGAGAGGCGCAAGCATGGATACGGTGAGGAGAGCTATGGGCGCAAGAAATAC GGAGATGATGGctctgatgatgatgatgatgagaagaaaaagaagcaccACCGCTATAATCATCAACATCACCACCACCGCAAGAGCAATGATGATGAGTGA
- the LOC122306617 gene encoding transmembrane emp24 domain-containing protein p24delta7-like has product MSGFIMNLRLIVTIGLVIFPMSACSMRFDLRLGAIKCISEDIMSNAMSVGKYSVVDPNEGFPVPDSHKITVRVNSPHGVKHHHGDHVEAGNFAFTGAEPGDYTACFWAPDHKPPVTVVVDFDWRTGVAAIDWSNVAKKGQIEEMELELKKLHATVVSIHDEMFYLREREEEMQLLNRATNSKMATFSFLSLVVCLSVAGLQLWHLKTFFERKKLLWI; this is encoded by the exons ATGTCTGGTTTTATAATGAATCTGCGTCTAATTGTCACCATAGGGCTAGTCATATTCCCAATGTCTGCGTGCTCCATGCGTTTCGACCTTCGATTGGGCGCCATAAAATGCATATCGGAGGACATTATGAGCAATGCCATGAGCGTCGGCAAGTACAGCGTCGTCGATCCCAATGAAGGCTTTCCTGTCCCTGATTCCCACAAGATCACCGTCAGG GTCAATTCGCCTCATGGTGTTAAGCACCACCATGGGGATCATGTGGAAGCGGGTAATTTTGCGTTTACCGGGGCTGAGCCTGGTGATTATACAGCTTGTTTTTGGGCGCCTGATCATAAGCCCCCGGTGACAGTGGTGGTTGATTTTGATTGGAGAACTGGAGTTGCTGCGATAGACTGGTCCAACGTTGCAAAGAAAGGGCAGATTGAA GAGATGGAACTTGAGTTGAAGAAATTGCATGCAACTGTCGTATCCATTCACGATGAGATGTTTTATCTTCGTGAGAG GGAGGAAGAAATGCAACTACTTAATAGAGCAACCAACTCTAAGATGGCTACTTTTAGTTTCCTCTCGCTTGTGGTTTGCTTGTCAGTAGCCGGTTTGCAGCTATGGCATCTGAAGACATTCTTTGAGAGAAAGAAGCTCCTCTGGATCTAA
- the LOC122308056 gene encoding phosphate transporter PHO1 homolog 9-like produces MKFGKEFAAQMVQEWRDAYMDYNSLKAVLKDIVRIRQRSVTASTSKSSLKRKVSLYRAFSGLTSRHRSSQRKNEDEVILVHAVEQQEGANGHYQTMFLMSSDTGGECELRFFRRLDDEFNKVVNFYKMKVQEVMDEANELTKQMDALIALRINVDKPMVEFHGADLENLASNERKPGRFLNLLAFSKIMKKYDKITSRNASKTYMAMVDKSYLGSSDEITRLMERVEATFIKHFVNGNRREGKKILRPKARRERHRITFSLGFFSGCSLALVVATVVVIQGRDLLKSEGRTQYMDNMFPLYSLFGFIVLHMLMYSANICFWRRYRVNYSFIFGFKQGTELGYREVSLLSSVLAVLALAGVISNLDMEMDERTRSFEALTELVPLGLLTVVVLIIFCPFNIIYRSSRFILIQSAFHCLCAPLYKVTLQDFFLADQLTSQVQAFRSFEFYVCYYGWGDFKIRSNKCHRSGVYKSFYFIVAIVPYWIRFLQSLRRLIEEKDAMHGYNGLKYFSIIVAVFMRTTHDLQKGMSWKIMAVVSSGVATIIATYWDIVIDWGLLRKDSKNRWLRDKLLISNRSVYFVAMALNVVLRLAWMQSVLGFREAPFLHRQALIAIVACLEIIRRGIWNFFRLENEHLNNVGKYRAFKSVPLPFNYDNVDDEDRHI; encoded by the exons atGAAGTTCGGCAAAGAATTCGCGGCACAGATGGTGCAGGAATGGCGTGACGCGTACATGGATTACAACAGTCTGAAAGCAGTGTTGAAAGATATCGTGCGGATCAGACAGAGAAGCGTCACCGCATCGACCTCAAAAAGTTCtttgaaaagaaaggtttccCTATACAGAGCTTTTAGCGGGCTAACAAGCCGGCACAGAAGCTCTCAGAGAAAGAATGAGGATGAAGTAATTCTTGTTCATGCAGTGGAGCAGCAGGAGGGCGCAAACGGGCACTACCAAACCATGTTCCTCATGTCTTCCGACACCGGCGGAGAGTGCGAGCTTCGTTTCTTCAGGAGGCTTGATGATGAGTTCAATAAGGTCGTAAACTTCTACAAAATGAAGGTGCAGGAAGTTATGGACGAGGCAAATGAATTGACTAAGCAGATGGATGCTTTGATTGCTCTTCGCATAAATGTGGATAAACCGATGGTAGAATTTCATGGAGCTGATTTGGAAAATCTTGCAAGCAATGAGAGAAAACCTGGACG CTTTTTGAATCTATTGGCATTTTCAAAGATCATGAAGAAGTATGACAAG ATCACTTCAAGAAATGCATCTAAGACTTATATGGCGATGGTGGACAAATCTTATCTCGGTAGCTCGGATGAG ATTACTAGGCTCATGGAAAGGGTAGAGGCTACCTTCATTAAGCACTTTGTAAATGGAAATCGTAGAGAAGGAAAGAAGATTTTAAGGCCAAAAGCCAGAAGGGAGAGACATCGGATTACGTTTTCCTTGG GTTTCTTCTCTGGCTGCTCGCTTGCACTTGTAGTAGCCACCGTTGTGGTTATACAAGGAAGAGATCTCCTGAAAAGCGAGGGGCGTACTCAGTATATGGATAACATGTTTCCTCTTTACAG CTTGTTCGGATTCATTGTCCTGCATATGCTTATGTACTCTGCAAACATATGCTTTTGGAGGCGTTACAGAGTCAACTATTCGTTTATTTTCGGCTTCAAGCAAGGAACAGAATTGGGCTACAGAGAAGTCTCTCTTCTCAGTTCAGTTCTTGCTGTACTTGCATTGGCTGGCGTAATTTCAAATTTAGATATGGAGATGGACGAAAGAACAAGAAGCTTCGAAGCCTTAACTGAACTAGTCCCTTTGGGATTACTTACT GTTGTGGTTCTCATAATATTCTGTCCCTTCAACATCATATACCGTTCAAGTCGCTTTATCCTAATCCAATCAGCGTTCCATTGTCTTTGTGCTCCTCTGTACAAG GTTACCCTACAAGACTTTTTCTTGGCAGACCAGCTAACTAGCCAG GTGCAGGCTTTCAGAAGTTTTGAATTCTATGTTTGTTATTATGGTTGGGGTGACTTCAAAATTAGATCAAACAAGTGCCATAGAAGTGGTGTTTATAAAAGTTTTTATTTCATTGTAGCAATCGTTCCATACTGGATCCGTTTCCTACAG AGCCTTCGACGCTTGATAGAGGAGAAAGATGCAATGCATGGGTATAATGGACTGAAATACTTCTCAATAATTGTAGCAGTTTTCATGAGGACAACTCATGATTTACAAAAGGGGATGAGTTGGAAGATAATGGCCGTAGTGAGTTCAGGTGTTGCAACCATCATTGCTACATATTGGGACATTGTCATAGATTGGGGTCTTTTGAGAAAGGATTCCAAAAACCGATGGCTGAGAGATAAACTCCTTATATCGAACCGAAGTGTTTACTTTGTAGCAATG GCATTGAATGTTGTATTGAGACTTGCTTGGATGCAGTCTGTATTAGGGTTTAGGGAAGCACCTTTCCTGCATAGACAAGCATTAATTGCAATAGTTGCCTGCTTGGAGATCATTCGACGTGGCATTTGGAATTTCTTCAG ATTGGAGAATGAACACTTAAACAATGTTGGGAAGTATCGAGCATTCAAGTCAGTGCCCCTACCTTTTAACTATGACAACGTCGACGATGAAGACAGGCACATATAG